A segment of the Chloracidobacterium sp. genome:
ACCGCACCACTGGTGTGACCTTATCTGGCGAAGACGAAAAGCATTTCGTCAAAGTTCACAATGAAAACTTTATCAGAGCAAAAAAGCGGATGTATATGACCGCCACACCGCGCCTGTATAGCGAAGACTCCAAAAGCAAGGCAAAGGACAAGGATGCAGTTCTTGCCTCAATGGACGATCCGAAACTATACGGCGAAGAAATCTACCGCATTGGATTTGGCGAAGCGGTGGAAAAAGGTCTTCTGACTGATTACAAGGTCTTGATTCTGACGTTGAGCGATAAAGACCTGCCGACTGCAGTGCAAAATGCGCTCAGTCAGGAATCAGAAATCAAAATGAATAACGATATTTCCCTACTGGTCGGCTGTGTCAATGCGCTTTCCAAGCAATTCATTGGCGACGATGGCGAAACTAAAAAAGTTGATCCCGAACCCATGCGCCGCGCTGTGGCATTTACTTCTAGCATTAAGGCGTCTAATAAGATAGCTAGCATGTTCAATAAGGCGAACGAGTCTTATCTGACCTCCCTGCCCCAAGAGAAAAAAGAGCAGATGGTTACAGTGGAAGCGCGTCACATGGACGGAACCATGAGCGCCCCCACGCGCGATGAAATGCTCAGTTGGGTAAAATCCCCCACTGATGGGAACGAATGTCGCGTCCTGACCAATGTGCGCGTGTTGAGTGAAGGCGTGGACGTTCCTTCCCTCGATGCAGTCATGTTTCTTTCGGCAAAAAACTCACAGGTAGACGTGGTTCAGTCGGTTGGACGCGTGATGCGAAAAGCCCCTGGCAAGAATTACGGCTATATTATCATTCCTGTTGTTGTCCCTGCCGACATCGAACCAAATAAAGCCCTCGATGACAACAAGCGATTCAGCGTAGTGTGGACTGTACTAAATGCCCTCCGCGCTCATGATGATCGATTCAATGCTACTGTCAATAAAATAGACATCAATAAAATGCGTCCTGATAATATCAGCGTTGTCGGCATTAGCGATGGTGACAGAAATCACGGCTCAGACGATATTGGCATGAAGGAAGCAGATTACCAAGCCGCCAGTGATTCGCTTTACAAACAAATGGCAATGCAATTCGAGCAGTTACAGTCATTTATCTTTGCCCGCATGGTACAAAAAGTCGGGGATCGCCGTTATTGGGAACAATGGGCAAAGGATGTGGCGCAAATCGCCGAGCGGCAGACCAAGCGGATTCAAGATCTGATCTCCTCGCACGAAGAACAAAAAGACGCTTTTGCCCGCTTTGTGGATGGGCTTCGGAAGAACATCAACCCAAGCATTACCGAATCTCAGGCGGTGGATATGCTGGCACAGCACATCATCACCAAACCTGTCTTTGAAGCCCTCTTTGAAGGCTATTCCTTCGTCAAGCACAATGCGGTATCCCAAGCCATGCAAAGTATGCTGGATGCGCTTCAGGAAGAAACCCTGCCCGAAGATTCCGAGAAGTTGCAGCGCTTCTATGAGTCGGTCAAGAGCCGCGCCGCTGGAATTGATAACGCGGACGGTAAACAGCGCATCATCATCGAACTGTACGATAAGTTTTTCAAGACCGCTTTCCCCAAGATGGTGGAACAGTTGGGTATTGTGTACACGCCGATCGAACCTGTGGACTTTATCATCCATTCCATCGAGCACATCCTGCAAACGGAATTCGGGCGCAGACTCTCCGATGAGAATGTCCACATTCTGGACCCGTTTACAGGCACAGGGACTTTTGTAACCCGCCTGATCCAAAGCGGACTAATCAAGCCGCAGGACTTGGAACGCAAGTACAAGCACGAACTCCACGCCAACGAGATTGTCCTGCTAGCGTATTACATCGCCGCGGTGAACATCGAAAACGCCTACCATGACCAGACCGCCACCCCCGATGATGGCATTGGCAAAGCCGAATATCATTCCTTCGATGGCATTGTGCTGACAGATACCTTCCAATTGGGCGAGACGGGCGCAGTCGGCGCGTTTGATTCGGTGATGTTTACAAGAAACTCTGAGCGCGTGGTGAGGCAGAAGAAAGCCCCCTTGCGCGTCATCATGGGCAACCCGCCTTACTCGGTGGGGCAACGCTCTGCGAATGATAACGCCCAAAACCAGAAGTACGAGTTTCTGGATTCGCGCATTGCGAACACATACGCCAAAGCGACAGACGCGACCAATAAGAACTCCCTTTATGATTCCTACATCAAAGCCTTTCGCTGGAGTACCGACCGTCTTGACCCAGAACATGGCGGCGTGATTGCCTTTATTTCAAACGGCGGCTGGTTGGATGGCAACAGTGGAGATGGCTTCCGCAAAACACTCGAAAAGGAATTTACGGGCATTTGGATTTTCAACTTGCGCGGAAATGCCCGCACCAGCGGAGAATTGCGTCAAAAAGAAGCGGGTAATGTCTTTGGCGGTGGCACGCGTACACCTGTTACCATCACGCTCTTGGTCAAGAATCCCGCTGTAAAAACTGGTAAAGCCATCATCCATTATCACGACATCGGCGATTATCTCGACCATGACCAAAAACTTGCTCTGATAAAACAATACGCATCCATCGCCAGCCCCGAAATGCAGTGGACAGTTTTGCAACCCGACGAACACGGAGATTGGCTTAGTCTGCGGAATGACGTGTTTGATACGTTTATTGCATTAGGAGATAAAGACAACAAACAAAACAAAGTCACTTACTTTGTGCCGTTTTATAGCAATGGAGTAAAGACCCAAAGAGACGCATGGTGCTATAACAGTTCAAAGAAAAAGTTAAAGCGTAATGTTCAGATTCACCTTGACTTCTACAACGATCAACGCCTAGCTTATATAAAGGCTTCAAAAAGTAAAACGGTTGATGTGAAATCTTTCCTAAACCGCGATCCTAAAAGCATCAGTTGGACAAGAGCACTTGAATGGGATATTGAGAAAAATACAGAACACAAACTCGGTGATGGAGATTTTGTCGTTGCCTATTACAGACCATTTTTCAAGCAAAATCTTTACTTCTCCCGAGCATTGAATGAAATGGTTTATCTGACTCCAAAAATCTTTCCAAATACTTCAGTAAAGAACATGGTAATTTGCGTATCTGGTGTTGGTGCAAGCAAAGATTTTTCTGCGCTGATGACTGATTGCGTTCCAGACCTGCAAGTTCAATTCAACGGGCAAGCCTTCCCCCTCTACTATTACGAGGAACAAGACAAGCAAGCCCCAACTCTGTGGGACGCAGTCGGTGACAGCGACTATATCCGCAGGGATGGCGTTTCTGACTTCATCCTCGACAGCGCCAAAAAGCGATATTGGAAAAGCGTCACCAAAGAGGACATTTTCTACTATGTCTATGGCATCCTTCACAGCCTCGAATACCGGGCCACATTTGCCAACGACCTAAAGAAAACCCTCCCGCGCCTGCCGCTTGTTGAAGACCCTAAAGACTTCAAAGCATTCAGCAAAGCAGGTCGGCAGTTGGCAGAATTGCATGTCGGCTATGAAGAAGTCCCGCCCTATAAAGGCGTCAAAGTCACAGGCGATGATGGTAAGTCCTACAAGGTGGAGAAGATGCGCTTCCCGTCCAAAAACGAGAAGGACAGCATTTTATACAACAGCAAGATCACTGTATCGAACATCCCTGCCCAGGCTTATGAGTACGTCGTCAATGGCAAATCCGCCATTGAATGGGTCATGGAGCGTTACCAGGTCACAACCCACCCCGAAAGCGGCATCACCAACGACCCCAACGATTGGGCGGCTGAGGTCGGCAATCCGCGCTACATTTTGGATCTGCTGCTGAGCGTGATCAATGTCTCCGTGCAGACGGTCGAGATCGTAAATCAACTACCAAAATTGAAGTTTGAATAAATCAGGTTATAGGGAGGTAGTAAATGAAATGGTATGCCGATAATTCTGAATTAAATGGAGTAAGAGGTTCAGAAATTCCAGATATGCTTTTCTTTGGTGGATACTCAATTTCACAAGAAATGGAATCTAAATTAATAAACATAATCAATACTGCCAAGTCGCGATACATGCCAATTCACGAACCAATAAAGTGGAATTTCAAAGACCTAAAATCATATTACGAGAAGAAAGACGAGAAAGTAATTTTTGAAAACGCACTTGCCGCGTCGAAAAAATGGAAACTTGAGATTTTCGAAAAGGCAAAAGAAGTTGACTTTACTATAATTATTGCATTAATTCAAAGTCACTCTGCAAAAAAAGATTCCATAACAAGCGTCAAACCTGATATCGCAAGGTATGTATTTTCAAACGCCCTCATGCGTGTTGCACTCCATGCAAAAGAAACAGAACATGATAAATATGAAGTCGTGTTGGATTGGCCGGATAGTGGAAATTCAACAATTTTTGATACAGAGTACGCCTCTGCTTATCTTCTTGGAAAAACTAGTGAAGGAAACGAATCTTATCTCTCTGGCGCATTGAAGGAACTCAATTTTGCCGACTCGCCTTTTTATGCGAGAATGGCGCAAAACACCATGCTTCAATTTGCTGATTTAGTATTGGGTGCATGTAGAGAATTTACTGAATGTGCTATTGGAAAAAAAGAAACTGGTTTCGGATTTGACTTGACAAAATGTATAGCCTCTCATTATCGAAGACGTAATGGAAGAATACCCCAATACGGAATTAGTATTGCCTCCGCTGATAGCGAGTTCAAAGGAAAAATAACAAAATTTATTAACGAGAACTTGACTTATTGATCCTCCCTGCTATAATCTCGCTTGCCTGAACTGGGTGCCCCCCTCACCCTGTTCGGGCATTTTTATTGTCCGTTCTCAATTTCACGAAGCGCGTCCAAAGCGTTTCTAAGACCTCGTTCTGAGTCTCTGCATACCGTTACCCAGATTTCATCACCACGGCGCTCCCAAGAAGCACGATTCCAAAATCGCGTCACAAGCCCCGATAAGCCCGAAACTAGAACATGCAGCATACTGTATCAAGTTGCTGCATGTTTTTTTTCGTCCAAGGAAGTCTCAAGCGGAAAAATATTTTTTCACAATGCGCCTTGCAAACGCCTTGCAAAAAAGTTTTCAAAAGTTTTTCATTGGAGTTTTGACTTGACGGTCAAAAGTTCAGACTGTAGGATTTGTCTTGTGTAACCTACATTACACAAAATCGAAAAAACAGGAGAACACCAATGACCACCGAAGTAATGAACCCGCAAGATGTCCGTGACCTTCAAGTAATTGTGCCAGAATGGATGGAAAAGATTTTGAAGGAAGCCGAGTTTCAAGAAAAAAGAGTGCTGGTCACAAGACAGCACACCCCATTCGGAACATACACGATTGATATCGTGATCGTGGAAGAAGAAACCAAAGGCAGAGGCGAAACCTCTGCCTTTGACATTTAATAAGGGGAACATCATGAAATACAACGACCTCCCCCAATCCGAACAACCCGCGCACAGACTCCGCGAACTTGGAGCCACCGCGCTCAACACCACCGAACTGCTGAGCGTCGCGCTGATGCTCCCCGATACTGACACCGCCAGCCAGTTAAGCCAGTTGGTCAGCGAATACGATAACCTGCTGGTCAAAATCCCGCGTGACCGTGTGAAGGAAATCAACCGTGTCGGCGACAAAACAGCCGACATGATCTTGGCAATCGCAGAGCTCGCCCGCCGACAGACGTTCGCACTCCCCCGCGAAAAAGCCCGCATCAACTCCCCTGCTGACGCCGCAGCGCTGGTGCAATATGACATGCAGGCGCTGGACCATGAGCAACTGCGCGTCATCTTACTCAATCGCCGTAACGAGGTTATGAAAATCATCATGGTTTACAAAGGCTCTGTTTGCTCATCCCAAGTCCGTGTCGGCGAGTTATTCAAAGATGCGTTGCGTGAACAAGCCTCAGCAATGATTATTTGCCACAATCATCCGTCGGGTGACCCGACGCCATCACCTGATGATGTGGCAGTCACTCGCGCCATTGTTCAGGCTGGCAAACTGATGGATGTGGACATCCTTGACCATATTGTGATCGGTCAAAGCAAGTGGGCATCACTCAAAGAAAAAGGGCTCGGCTTTTCATAGACAGCACAAAATCCCATCGGAGAAAAACCGATGGGATTTTTATTCGAGTAAACACTTAACAGGATAAGAAAATAGCAGGAGCAAACCATGAAACAAAAAATGACACCACAGCAAGCCACTCAGTTCGAGCAGACATCCGAAACCTCTGCAAGCATCCTTCAAGCCGCAGCGCGTGAACGCGGATGCAGTTGCCAGCCTTATCAAGA
Coding sequences within it:
- the radC gene encoding DNA repair protein RadC gives rise to the protein MKYNDLPQSEQPAHRLRELGATALNTTELLSVALMLPDTDTASQLSQLVSEYDNLLVKIPRDRVKEINRVGDKTADMILAIAELARRQTFALPREKARINSPADAAALVQYDMQALDHEQLRVILLNRRNEVMKIIMVYKGSVCSSQVRVGELFKDALREQASAMIICHNHPSGDPTPSPDDVAVTRAIVQAGKLMDVDILDHIVIGQSKWASLKEKGLGFS
- a CDS encoding DEAD/DEAH box helicase, which encodes MSFQALLDKYRKFSFSERDKGERFERLMQAYLQTDPKYAYRFKHVWLWSEFPYRKDFGGNDTGIDLVSQTHEGDFWAIQCKFYQEGAIIDKPAVDSFLSTSGRMFRNEQMQTVGFAYRLWIDTTGHKFGANAEEAIHNQVPQVTRLNLYELREAPVDWDKLEQGIHGELARTAKKSLFHHQQDALEKAHEHYKKSERGKLIMACGTGKTFTSLRIAEHETKGTGTILFLVPSIALLGQALREWSADAAEPIHPICICSDPDVSKQKKKQEDIDAFSVVDLALPASTDPKVILAQFEIAKRNKTGMTVVFSTYQSIEVIAAAQKVLLKNGFPEFDMIICDEAHRTTGVTLSGEDEKHFVKVHNENFIRAKKRMYMTATPRLYSEDSKSKAKDKDAVLASMDDPKLYGEEIYRIGFGEAVEKGLLTDYKVLILTLSDKDLPTAVQNALSQESEIKMNNDISLLVGCVNALSKQFIGDDGETKKVDPEPMRRAVAFTSSIKASNKIASMFNKANESYLTSLPQEKKEQMVTVEARHMDGTMSAPTRDEMLSWVKSPTDGNECRVLTNVRVLSEGVDVPSLDAVMFLSAKNSQVDVVQSVGRVMRKAPGKNYGYIIIPVVVPADIEPNKALDDNKRFSVVWTVLNALRAHDDRFNATVNKIDINKMRPDNISVVGISDGDRNHGSDDIGMKEADYQAASDSLYKQMAMQFEQLQSFIFARMVQKVGDRRYWEQWAKDVAQIAERQTKRIQDLISSHEEQKDAFARFVDGLRKNINPSITESQAVDMLAQHIITKPVFEALFEGYSFVKHNAVSQAMQSMLDALQEETLPEDSEKLQRFYESVKSRAAGIDNADGKQRIIIELYDKFFKTAFPKMVEQLGIVYTPIEPVDFIIHSIEHILQTEFGRRLSDENVHILDPFTGTGTFVTRLIQSGLIKPQDLERKYKHELHANEIVLLAYYIAAVNIENAYHDQTATPDDGIGKAEYHSFDGIVLTDTFQLGETGAVGAFDSVMFTRNSERVVRQKKAPLRVIMGNPPYSVGQRSANDNAQNQKYEFLDSRIANTYAKATDATNKNSLYDSYIKAFRWSTDRLDPEHGGVIAFISNGGWLDGNSGDGFRKTLEKEFTGIWIFNLRGNARTSGELRQKEAGNVFGGGTRTPVTITLLVKNPAVKTGKAIIHYHDIGDYLDHDQKLALIKQYASIASPEMQWTVLQPDEHGDWLSLRNDVFDTFIALGDKDNKQNKVTYFVPFYSNGVKTQRDAWCYNSSKKKLKRNVQIHLDFYNDQRLAYIKASKSKTVDVKSFLNRDPKSISWTRALEWDIEKNTEHKLGDGDFVVAYYRPFFKQNLYFSRALNEMVYLTPKIFPNTSVKNMVICVSGVGASKDFSALMTDCVPDLQVQFNGQAFPLYYYEEQDKQAPTLWDAVGDSDYIRRDGVSDFILDSAKKRYWKSVTKEDIFYYVYGILHSLEYRATFANDLKKTLPRLPLVEDPKDFKAFSKAGRQLAELHVGYEEVPPYKGVKVTGDDGKSYKVEKMRFPSKNEKDSILYNSKITVSNIPAQAYEYVVNGKSAIEWVMERYQVTTHPESGITNDPNDWAAEVGNPRYILDLLLSVINVSVQTVEIVNQLPKLKFE